Proteins from a single region of Haloplanus sp. GDY1:
- a CDS encoding halocyanin domain-containing protein, whose translation MKRRDFLRVAGGSAAVGTAAATATPAAAQPSFDGWMSDVGNYSEVADATGQDEVTVSVGAQGNGGAYAFEPAAVQVDPGTTVVWEWTGEGQSHNVVAEEGGDFESELTADAGFTFEHTFESEGVAKYFCQPHRALGMKGVVVVGSLPDSGGGGGGGGGGGGGGGGEVDLHTLGVPIQAHWVGGATILGIIVSLVFTFYVLKYGESPNTGTGRGE comes from the coding sequence ATGAAGAGGCGGGACTTCCTGAGAGTGGCCGGTGGGTCCGCCGCCGTCGGAACGGCCGCCGCCACGGCGACGCCGGCCGCCGCGCAGCCGTCGTTCGACGGCTGGATGAGCGACGTGGGCAACTACAGCGAGGTTGCCGACGCGACCGGACAGGACGAGGTGACGGTTTCGGTGGGTGCACAGGGCAACGGCGGTGCCTACGCGTTCGAGCCCGCGGCCGTCCAGGTCGACCCCGGGACGACGGTCGTCTGGGAGTGGACGGGCGAGGGCCAGTCGCACAACGTCGTCGCCGAGGAGGGCGGTGACTTCGAGAGCGAACTCACCGCCGATGCCGGCTTCACGTTCGAACACACCTTCGAATCCGAGGGCGTCGCAAAGTACTTCTGTCAGCCCCACCGCGCGCTCGGGATGAAAGGCGTAGTCGTCGTCGGCTCCCTCCCCGATTCGGGCGGTGGCGGCGGTGGCGGTGGCGGCGGCGGTGGCGGTGGTGGTGGCGAAGTCGACCTCCACACGCTCGGCGTCCCGATTCAGGCCCACTGGGTGGGCGGCGCGACGATACTCGGCATCATCGTCTCGCTCGTCTTCACCTTCTACGTCCTGAAGTACGGCGAGTCACCGAACACAGGTACCGGGAGAGGAGAGTAA
- a CDS encoding DUF7319 domain-containing protein produces MAEPSPSSTDGREDASATPPADAAESDADTDVEALRREVEEKYDFEDFGPSDMAEMSAEEWEAAFDPETWIVGPELLDRVEADLKSRIATREVFAVLERFEDGGEEKLVAYSDEGYAIVGPDGSVEGRGTVVRDVKPTVALCSMDSYEVPDAPEDVSLPAPEEVPEGTGQLGNNLLQVVALAQLLTGVGLIGVWLLTDRIPTPGGYVNLVPPVVGLVFVALGVFLFAVVANARLSDRFRAEEFRGRLRAAGVEDGERPDFLPPLEGDDASEPASPEADESRDDPD; encoded by the coding sequence ATGGCTGAACCGTCACCGTCGTCGACCGACGGGAGGGAGGACGCGTCGGCCACGCCCCCGGCCGACGCGGCCGAATCGGACGCCGATACCGACGTCGAGGCCCTCCGTCGCGAAGTCGAGGAGAAGTACGACTTCGAGGACTTCGGCCCGAGCGACATGGCGGAGATGAGCGCCGAGGAGTGGGAGGCGGCGTTCGATCCCGAGACGTGGATCGTCGGCCCGGAACTGCTCGACCGGGTGGAGGCCGACCTCAAGAGCCGGATCGCCACCCGCGAGGTGTTCGCGGTCCTCGAACGCTTCGAGGACGGGGGCGAGGAGAAACTGGTCGCCTACTCCGACGAGGGGTACGCCATCGTCGGCCCCGACGGGAGCGTCGAGGGGCGCGGAACGGTGGTTCGGGACGTGAAGCCGACCGTGGCCCTGTGTTCGATGGACTCCTACGAGGTGCCCGACGCCCCCGAGGACGTCTCCCTGCCGGCGCCGGAGGAGGTGCCGGAGGGGACCGGCCAACTCGGGAACAACCTCCTCCAGGTGGTCGCGCTCGCCCAGCTCCTGACCGGGGTCGGGCTGATCGGCGTCTGGCTGCTCACCGATCGCATCCCCACGCCGGGCGGGTACGTCAACCTCGTTCCGCCCGTCGTCGGGCTCGTCTTCGTCGCCCTCGGGGTCTTCCTCTTCGCCGTCGTCGCCAACGCCCGGCTCTCGGATCGCTTCCGGGCCGAGGAGTTCCGGGGCCGGCTGCGTGCCGCGGGCGTCGAGGACGGCGAGCGCCCCGACTTCCTGCCGCCGCTGGAGGGGGACGACGCGTCCGAACCGGCGTCCCCCGAGGCGGACGAATCGCGCGACGATCCGGACTGA
- a CDS encoding DUF7313 family protein, translating into MQPLQFVVPVGALDALEPYIAHVVLALVVVNMLTRIRAHSVHAEQVEDGADELSRYLPHSLSTVALVLASLAFLIVEPHGGMVMSVIAVGLFLTDFFEFESRQVEARNDMTFERPKGAVAASVLALLYAGYQSLFVFVEPLWNAIV; encoded by the coding sequence ATGCAACCGCTACAGTTCGTCGTCCCGGTCGGCGCCCTCGACGCGCTCGAACCGTACATCGCGCACGTGGTGCTGGCGCTGGTGGTGGTGAACATGCTCACGCGGATTCGAGCGCACTCCGTCCACGCCGAACAGGTCGAGGACGGCGCCGATGAACTGAGTCGGTACCTGCCGCACTCGCTGTCGACGGTCGCGCTCGTCCTCGCCTCGCTCGCGTTCCTGATCGTCGAACCCCACGGCGGGATGGTCATGTCGGTCATCGCCGTCGGCCTGTTCCTGACGGACTTCTTCGAGTTCGAGTCCCGGCAGGTCGAGGCCCGGAACGACATGACGTTCGAGCGGCCCAAAGGCGCCGTCGCGGCGTCGGTGCTCGCCCTCCTGTACGCGGGCTACCAGAGCCTGTTCGTCTTCGTCGAGCCCCTCTGGAACGCCATCGTCTAG
- a CDS encoding cytochrome b, with the protein MSLEKKDEMDHKGWMKRKDLTPVETTFLTALIWMDKRIRLVDYLELLENLYYKVNLQMPKSHTEQYDLDNKFWYWYPLYALGSFSTLAYVVAAVSGALLGFYYAPAQTGDPSTAYNSITFIMTDLQFGFMLRSIHRWSAQVMVAAVFLHMLRVYFTGAYKEPRELNWLLGIVLISLTMVFGYTGYLLPWDQLAFWAGQIGVEMSLSIPLAGEWIAQLLFGGFTLSQATLQRMYILHVFLLPFVVTALIAIHIGIVWVQGIAEPH; encoded by the coding sequence ATGAGTCTGGAAAAGAAAGACGAGATGGACCACAAGGGGTGGATGAAGCGGAAGGATCTGACGCCCGTGGAGACCACCTTCCTGACGGCACTCATCTGGATGGACAAGCGGATCCGGCTCGTCGACTATCTGGAGCTGCTGGAGAACCTGTACTACAAGGTCAACCTCCAGATGCCGAAGAGCCACACGGAACAGTACGATCTGGACAACAAGTTCTGGTACTGGTACCCGCTGTACGCGCTGGGGTCGTTCTCGACGCTGGCGTACGTCGTCGCGGCGGTGTCCGGCGCCCTGCTGGGCTTCTACTACGCCCCGGCGCAGACCGGCGATCCGAGTACGGCGTACAACTCGATCACGTTCATCATGACCGACCTCCAGTTCGGGTTCATGCTGCGATCCATCCACCGGTGGTCCGCACAGGTGATGGTCGCGGCCGTGTTCCTCCACATGCTCCGCGTCTACTTCACGGGCGCGTACAAGGAACCGCGCGAACTCAACTGGCTGCTGGGCATCGTCCTCATCAGCCTGACGATGGTGTTCGGGTACACGGGCTACCTGCTCCCGTGGGACCAACTGGCCTTCTGGGCCGGCCAGATCGGGGTCGAGATGTCGCTCTCGATCCCGTTGGCCGGTGAGTGGATCGCCCAACTGCTGTTCGGCGGGTTCACACTCAGCCAGGCGACGCTCCAGCGGATGTACATCCTGCACGTGTTCCTGCTCCCGTTCGTCGTGACGGCGCTGATCGCCATCCACATCGGCATCGTCTGGGTGCAGGGCATCGCGGAACCCCACTAA
- a CDS encoding thiolase domain-containing protein, protein MTGVRVAGVGLTQFGRQPERTGRDLFAEAALAAREESGVPSDDIEELNYGNFMGSLAERQGHQAPLMAEMVGLDCPATRYEEACASAGVAVREAVRSVRSGENDVVLAGGCERMTNLSTADVTEGLATAADELYEIRAGITFPGAYALMARAYFEQYGGDREDLAHVAVKNHDNALPNEYAQFHRAITVDEVLDAPMVSDPVGLLDACPVTDGASALVLVSDEYAADHDLDAPVSITGTGQGGDNLALQDREDLAVTPATERAATEAYADAGRDPDDVDVVEVHDCFTIAEVLALEGLGFYEAGEGIGAARRGETTATGERPVNLSGGLKAKGHPVGATGGSQVVEMTRLLRGDHPNSDHVEDATVGLTHNAGGTVASAVVHVLEVDR, encoded by the coding sequence ATGACTGGCGTTCGAGTCGCCGGCGTCGGATTGACGCAGTTTGGGCGACAGCCCGAGCGCACGGGCCGCGACCTGTTCGCGGAGGCGGCGCTCGCGGCCCGCGAGGAGTCCGGGGTCCCCAGCGACGACATCGAGGAACTCAACTACGGGAACTTCATGGGCTCGCTCGCCGAGCGACAGGGCCACCAGGCGCCGCTCATGGCGGAGATGGTCGGGCTGGACTGTCCGGCGACCCGGTACGAGGAGGCGTGTGCCTCCGCCGGGGTGGCGGTGCGTGAGGCCGTCCGGAGCGTCCGCTCCGGCGAAAACGACGTGGTGCTCGCCGGCGGCTGTGAGCGCATGACGAACCTCTCGACGGCCGACGTGACCGAGGGACTGGCGACCGCCGCCGACGAACTGTACGAGATCAGGGCGGGGATCACCTTCCCCGGCGCGTACGCGCTGATGGCGCGGGCGTACTTCGAGCAGTACGGCGGCGACCGGGAGGACCTCGCCCACGTCGCGGTGAAGAACCACGACAACGCCCTCCCCAACGAGTACGCCCAGTTCCACCGCGCGATCACCGTCGACGAGGTGCTGGACGCGCCGATGGTGTCCGATCCGGTCGGCCTGCTGGACGCCTGTCCGGTGACCGACGGCGCGAGCGCGCTCGTCCTCGTCAGCGACGAGTACGCCGCCGACCACGACCTCGACGCGCCCGTGTCGATCACGGGGACCGGCCAGGGCGGCGACAACCTCGCCCTGCAGGACCGCGAGGACCTCGCGGTCACGCCGGCGACGGAGCGCGCGGCGACGGAGGCCTACGCCGACGCCGGCCGCGATCCGGACGACGTGGACGTCGTCGAGGTGCACGACTGCTTCACCATCGCCGAGGTGCTGGCCCTGGAGGGGCTGGGCTTCTACGAGGCGGGCGAGGGCATCGGCGCGGCGCGACGCGGCGAGACGACCGCGACGGGCGAGCGCCCGGTGAACCTCTCGGGCGGCCTGAAGGCCAAGGGCCACCCGGTCGGCGCCACCGGCGGCAGTCAGGTCGTCGAGATGACGCGTCTCCTCCGTGGCGACCACCCGAACAGCGACCACGTCGAGGACGCGACGGTCGGCCTGACGCACAACGCGGGTGGGACCGTCGCCTCCGCCGTGGTTCACGTTCTGGAGGTGGACCGATGA
- a CDS encoding cytochrome bc complex cytochrome b subunit, with product MSETDTDTDDETRTDGGSPGIVAPDDETPTWRERKERTTGLSRLTYEYFERARREDQDLRTESDYVERDVLAFPTWPHETVRNLSIAAFFTGMIFFLSAMMPPHIGAPANPSSTPAIILPDWYLYWSFGLLKLGPLNPDLAILGGSKLTADRTYGVLANVVVVGVIAIVPFLNKGSARRPVEQPFWSAVGVGGVVFALTISLLAVKNLMPMDVNLLFDLTFLLPIVAATVTYAVLKTMREGYMYDLNRRYYRLRPPK from the coding sequence ATGAGCGAGACAGACACCGACACGGACGACGAGACGCGAACCGACGGCGGCAGTCCGGGCATCGTCGCCCCGGACGACGAGACGCCGACGTGGCGCGAGCGCAAGGAACGGACGACGGGCCTCTCGCGGCTCACCTACGAGTACTTCGAGCGCGCGCGGCGCGAGGACCAGGACCTGCGCACGGAGTCGGATTACGTCGAACGCGACGTGCTCGCCTTCCCGACCTGGCCCCACGAGACGGTGCGGAACCTCTCCATCGCGGCCTTCTTCACCGGGATGATCTTCTTCCTCTCCGCGATGATGCCGCCGCACATCGGCGCGCCCGCGAACCCGAGTTCGACGCCGGCGATCATCCTGCCCGACTGGTATCTCTACTGGTCGTTCGGCCTGCTGAAACTCGGTCCGCTGAACCCCGATCTCGCCATCCTCGGCGGGTCGAAGCTCACCGCCGACCGCACCTACGGCGTGCTGGCGAACGTCGTCGTCGTGGGCGTCATCGCCATCGTCCCCTTCCTGAACAAGGGGTCGGCGCGGCGCCCGGTCGAGCAGCCGTTCTGGTCGGCCGTCGGCGTCGGCGGCGTCGTCTTCGCGCTGACCATCAGCCTGCTGGCGGTCAAGAACCTGATGCCGATGGACGTCAACCTGCTGTTCGACCTGACGTTCCTCCTCCCCATCGTCGCGGCGACGGTCACCTACGCCGTCCTCAAGACGATGCGCGAGGGGTACATGTACGACCTCAACCGTCGGTACTACCGGCTCCGGCCGCCGAAGTAA
- a CDS encoding Zn-ribbon domain-containing OB-fold protein, translating into MTDAGYDEWLDAVDDGEGYYLRCPEGHGSLPPRRVCPHCGSTDLGRESLPTTGTVETYTVCYVGGPDFEDEEPYATAIADFGDVRLTGVVRGVDPEDVAVGTVVEPTVGTNRTTGDDLLVLRAR; encoded by the coding sequence ATGACCGACGCGGGTTACGACGAGTGGCTCGACGCCGTCGACGACGGCGAGGGCTACTACCTCCGCTGTCCGGAGGGTCACGGCTCGCTCCCCCCGCGGCGGGTCTGTCCCCACTGCGGGTCGACCGACCTCGGCCGCGAGTCGCTGCCCACGACCGGGACGGTCGAGACGTACACCGTCTGTTACGTCGGCGGTCCGGACTTCGAGGACGAGGAGCCCTACGCGACGGCCATCGCGGACTTCGGCGACGTCCGCCTCACGGGCGTCGTCCGCGGCGTCGACCCCGAGGACGTCGCCGTCGGGACGGTGGTCGAACCGACCGTCGGCACCAACCGGACGACCGGCGACGACCTGCTGGTGTTGCGGGCTAGATAG
- a CDS encoding alpha/beta fold hydrolase, with protein MKLRRLGTAVAGLGAAAAVADRLLRDAAGELEPALDATERTYRWRGMDVAYAEAGDPDDPDLLLLHGINAAGSSGEFREIFGTLAEIHHVVAPDLPGFGRSDRPPLRYSAALYEDFVADFLGEFDAPAVVASSLSGAYVARALNRGADADSLVLICPTTVAGPDPPKAWLRELLRAPVVGTALFDALVSRPSIRYFNADHAYADPDAASAAWTDYQWRTTHQENARFAVASFVAGHCNSTIDLGAALREAEVPVTIVWGRDATLPPLSRGRDLADEADARLVVFDHAKLLPHVEYPAAFVETVRGAI; from the coding sequence ATGAAGCTCAGACGCCTCGGAACCGCCGTCGCGGGGCTGGGTGCCGCGGCCGCCGTGGCCGACCGCCTCCTCCGGGACGCGGCGGGCGAACTCGAACCCGCCCTCGACGCGACCGAGCGGACGTATCGCTGGCGCGGGATGGACGTCGCCTACGCGGAGGCGGGCGACCCGGACGACCCCGACCTCCTCCTCCTGCACGGCATCAACGCCGCCGGATCGAGCGGCGAGTTCCGCGAGATCTTCGGCACGCTCGCGGAGATCCACCACGTGGTCGCGCCCGACCTCCCGGGGTTCGGCCGCTCGGACCGCCCCCCGCTTCGCTACTCCGCGGCGCTCTACGAGGACTTCGTCGCCGACTTCCTCGGCGAGTTCGACGCCCCCGCCGTCGTCGCCTCGTCGCTCTCGGGGGCGTACGTCGCCCGCGCCCTGAACCGGGGCGCCGACGCCGACTCGCTCGTCCTGATCTGTCCGACGACCGTCGCCGGCCCCGACCCGCCGAAGGCGTGGCTTCGGGAACTCCTCCGCGCGCCGGTCGTGGGGACCGCCCTCTTCGACGCCCTGGTGTCCAGGCCGTCGATCCGCTACTTCAACGCCGATCACGCCTACGCCGACCCCGACGCGGCCTCCGCGGCGTGGACCGACTACCAGTGGCGCACCACCCACCAGGAGAACGCCCGCTTCGCCGTCGCCTCCTTCGTCGCCGGCCACTGCAACTCGACGATCGACCTCGGGGCTGCGCTCCGCGAGGCCGAGGTCCCCGTGACGATCGTCTGGGGCCGGGACGCGACGCTGCCGCCGCTCTCCCGGGGGCGCGACCTGGCCGACGAGGCCGACGCGCGGCTCGTCGTGTTCGATCACGCCAAACTCCTGCCCCACGTCGAGTATCCGGCCGCGTTCGTCGAGACGGTTCGCGGGGCTATCTAG
- a CDS encoding ATP-NAD kinase, which yields MPGGTTPPPGREATVNVAVRGADETAAGSVGVAGASAVAEDGDRPVDAVVAVGDDAIRSTVTDPPAAPVLPVTAEGGRHLVARAELDGALASLVAGDGGREAHPVVGVHRDGRVVARAVRDVALVTAAPASISEYGLAAGGTDLGSIRADGVVVATPMGSDGYAAAAGGAVLEAGTGLAVAPIAPFSTSPDRHVVDAAAGLGLSVEREGAVALFADGVRRATVDAGTDLRVERVGSLDVLTPGRR from the coding sequence ATGCCGGGAGGGACCACACCCCCACCGGGCCGGGAGGCGACGGTGAACGTCGCCGTCAGAGGGGCGGACGAGACTGCCGCGGGGTCGGTCGGCGTCGCCGGTGCCTCGGCCGTCGCCGAGGACGGCGACCGACCGGTCGACGCCGTCGTCGCCGTCGGTGACGACGCCATCCGGTCGACCGTCACCGACCCGCCCGCGGCGCCCGTCCTGCCCGTGACCGCCGAGGGCGGGCGACACCTCGTCGCACGGGCGGAACTGGACGGTGCCCTCGCGTCGCTCGTCGCGGGCGACGGCGGCCGCGAGGCACACCCCGTCGTCGGCGTCCACCGCGACGGCCGCGTCGTCGCCCGCGCGGTTCGCGACGTCGCTCTCGTGACCGCCGCTCCCGCGAGCATCTCCGAGTACGGCCTCGCGGCGGGCGGGACCGACCTCGGGTCGATCCGGGCCGACGGCGTCGTCGTCGCGACGCCGATGGGAAGCGACGGCTACGCCGCCGCCGCGGGCGGGGCCGTCCTCGAAGCCGGCACCGGCCTCGCCGTCGCCCCGATCGCGCCGTTCTCGACGTCGCCCGACCGACACGTGGTCGACGCGGCGGCGGGACTCGGCCTCTCCGTGGAGCGCGAGGGGGCGGTAGCGCTGTTCGCCGACGGGGTCCGGCGAGCCACCGTCGACGCCGGGACCGACCTCCGGGTCGAGCGCGTCGGGTCGCTCGACGTGCTGACTCCCGGCCGCCGGTAG
- a CDS encoding DUF7315 family membrane protein gives MTPPPDDADDASRDSVESDGSTADGHRDVVVPMRLYKTITVFSTLIAVVGVVVGFVLLDAATIRLSLLRRLVVGLFRAVGVVPPSTLLSGALAVAGLASIAFGAGVYVLGTRFRARGMGNPQEDADESSNDG, from the coding sequence ATGACCCCTCCTCCGGACGACGCCGACGACGCGAGCCGTGATTCCGTCGAGAGCGACGGCTCGACCGCGGACGGCCACCGCGACGTGGTCGTCCCGATGCGTCTCTACAAGACGATCACGGTCTTCTCGACGCTGATCGCCGTCGTCGGCGTCGTCGTCGGCTTCGTGTTGCTGGACGCCGCGACCATCCGCCTCAGCCTCCTGCGTCGCCTCGTGGTCGGACTGTTCCGGGCCGTCGGCGTCGTCCCCCCGTCGACGCTCCTGAGTGGGGCTCTCGCCGTCGCCGGCCTCGCGTCCATCGCGTTCGGCGCGGGCGTGTACGTCCTCGGGACGCGCTTTCGCGCCCGCGGAATGGGAAACCCTCAAGAGGACGCCGACGAATCGTCGAACGATGGCTGA
- the nth gene encoding endonuclease III — MGTPLESREAQAAEVLDRLYDEYPDATISLSYSNRLELLVAVVLSAQCTDERVNEVTADLFEKYTSAADYAAADESELADDIYGITFHNNKAGYLTSIGETLVAEHDGEVPDTMEELTALSGVGRKTANVVLQHGHDVVEGIVVDTHVKRLSRRLGLTTEETPERIEADLMDLVPESDWQQLTHLLISHGRATCDARNPDCDDCVLEDVCPSSKLDSAVDRASGEAWN, encoded by the coding sequence ATGGGTACGCCACTGGAGTCACGCGAGGCGCAGGCCGCCGAGGTGCTGGATCGGCTGTACGACGAGTATCCCGACGCGACCATCTCGCTTTCCTACTCGAACCGGCTGGAACTGCTCGTCGCGGTCGTCCTCTCGGCGCAGTGTACGGACGAGCGGGTCAACGAGGTCACGGCCGACCTCTTCGAGAAGTACACCTCGGCCGCCGACTACGCCGCGGCCGACGAGTCGGAACTCGCCGACGACATCTACGGCATCACCTTCCACAACAACAAGGCCGGCTACCTGACGTCCATCGGCGAGACCCTCGTCGCGGAACACGACGGCGAGGTGCCCGACACGATGGAGGAGTTGACGGCGCTCTCGGGGGTCGGCCGGAAGACGGCGAACGTGGTCCTCCAGCACGGACACGACGTGGTCGAGGGCATCGTCGTCGACACGCACGTGAAGCGTCTCTCCCGTCGCCTCGGGCTCACGACCGAGGAGACGCCCGAGCGGATCGAGGCGGACCTGATGGACCTCGTGCCCGAATCCGACTGGCAACAGCTCACCCACCTGCTCATCAGCCACGGGCGGGCGACCTGCGACGCGCGGAATCCGGACTGCGACGACTGTGTCCTCGAGGACGTCTGTCCCTCCTCGAAGCTGGATTCGGCGGTCGACCGCGCGAGCGGCGAGGCGTGGAACTAG
- a CDS encoding DUF7321 family protein, with protein MVRDATVATLAGLAVTASLPFYLYGAWIILDNETVTWDVLTRHLKYIVVGLVLTTVPVVGWMAPRLPDQFGGLAVLHAVLGLQAYAMLAFALTGIVRIFQAKYAADLYRDPDPDVDLNDLHENMSAWRGRLRIGVFGYVLFWLGAYLVGVVRYVQLHVL; from the coding sequence ATGGTACGCGACGCGACGGTGGCGACGCTGGCCGGCCTCGCGGTGACCGCGAGCCTCCCGTTCTACCTCTACGGCGCCTGGATCATCCTCGACAACGAGACGGTGACGTGGGACGTGTTGACCCGCCACCTGAAGTACATCGTCGTCGGCCTGGTGCTGACGACGGTCCCCGTGGTGGGGTGGATGGCGCCGCGACTCCCCGACCAGTTCGGCGGCCTCGCGGTCCTCCACGCGGTGCTGGGCCTCCAGGCCTACGCGATGCTCGCGTTCGCCCTGACGGGCATCGTCCGCATCTTCCAGGCGAAGTACGCGGCGGACCTCTATCGCGACCCCGACCCCGACGTCGACCTGAACGACCTCCACGAGAACATGAGCGCGTGGCGCGGGCGCCTGCGCATCGGCGTCTTCGGCTACGTGCTCTTCTGGCTGGGTGCCTACCTCGTCGGCGTCGTCCGCTACGTCCAGTTACACGTCCTCTAG
- a CDS encoding M20/M25/M40 family metallo-hydrolase yields MNGWIGETFTSDVGWSHLERLVDIGNRMAGSPGEREALDATRDALADVGARNASVEPFDVQGWVRGSSRIETPSGDVDPIALPRSPAGAATGRLVDCGDGLPADFEADLEGAVVVVSATVPDHYDRFVHRREKYYRAVEAGAAAFVFRNHTPGCLAPTGSVGTDASPIGPVPAVGVSREAGLRLVRRHEGEAVTVRVDCETPAAESGVVRADVGPATDRAVYLTSHVDAHDIAEGAVDNAAGTATVLEVARALVDRGDLSRRVRIVCFGAEEVGLRGSKREAERVDPETVQAVVNCDGVCRGRTLQWYTGGVDALDAAVEGVADRFGHPISVRPTQHPHSDHWPFVARGMPGLLVSSDDGDRGRGWGHTAADTLDKLERRTLREGAIIVTGVVAELADADRIDRRDPEAVAAALEAENLAAGMRATGDWPF; encoded by the coding sequence ATGAACGGCTGGATCGGCGAGACGTTCACGAGCGACGTCGGGTGGTCGCACCTGGAGCGACTGGTCGACATCGGGAATCGGATGGCCGGGAGCCCCGGCGAGCGCGAGGCACTGGACGCCACCCGCGACGCCCTCGCGGACGTCGGCGCCCGGAACGCGAGCGTCGAGCCCTTCGACGTGCAGGGGTGGGTCCGGGGGTCGAGCCGGATCGAGACGCCGTCGGGCGACGTCGACCCCATCGCCCTGCCCCGGAGTCCCGCCGGGGCGGCGACCGGCCGCCTCGTCGACTGCGGCGACGGCCTGCCCGCCGACTTCGAGGCCGACCTGGAGGGTGCGGTGGTCGTCGTCTCGGCGACGGTCCCCGACCACTACGACCGCTTCGTCCACCGGCGGGAGAAGTACTACCGCGCCGTCGAGGCCGGAGCCGCCGCCTTCGTCTTCCGCAACCACACCCCGGGCTGTCTCGCGCCGACGGGCAGCGTCGGCACCGACGCGTCGCCGATCGGTCCCGTCCCCGCCGTCGGCGTCAGCCGCGAGGCGGGGCTGCGGCTCGTCCGCCGCCACGAGGGCGAGGCGGTCACCGTCCGGGTCGACTGCGAGACGCCCGCGGCCGAGAGCGGCGTCGTCCGCGCCGACGTGGGGCCGGCCACCGACCGTGCCGTCTACCTCACCAGCCACGTCGACGCCCACGACATCGCCGAGGGCGCCGTCGACAACGCCGCCGGGACGGCCACCGTCCTCGAAGTCGCGCGCGCACTCGTCGACCGGGGCGACCTCTCTCGCCGGGTCCGGATCGTCTGCTTCGGCGCCGAGGAGGTCGGCCTCCGGGGGTCGAAGCGGGAGGCCGAGCGCGTCGACCCCGAAACCGTGCAGGCGGTCGTCAACTGCGACGGCGTCTGTCGCGGCCGGACCCTCCAGTGGTACACGGGCGGCGTCGACGCCCTCGACGCGGCGGTCGAGGGGGTCGCCGACCGCTTCGGCCACCCCATCTCCGTCCGCCCGACACAGCATCCCCACAGCGACCACTGGCCCTTCGTCGCCCGCGGAATGCCCGGGCTGCTGGTGTCGAGCGACGACGGCGACCGGGGGCGTGGCTGGGGTCACACCGCCGCCGACACGCTCGACAAGCTCGAACGCCGGACGCTCCGCGAGGGGGCGATCATCGTGACGGGCGTCGTCGCCGAACTCGCGGACGCCGACCGGATCGACCGCCGGGACCCCGAGGCCGTCGCCGCCGCCCTCGAGGCCGAGAACCTGGCCGCGGGCATGCGGGCGACCGGCGACTGGCCGTTCTGA
- a CDS encoding DUF7314 family protein — MADEFIKGLGIFTGAGLGWLVLAGWYRTPSFESTRQLVSPVSPNPANADLFNLLAIGLMDVLFWFALLGPLAFWVLLPAARQARKAVDDRRNA; from the coding sequence ATGGCTGACGAATTCATCAAGGGGCTCGGCATCTTCACCGGGGCCGGCCTCGGCTGGCTCGTGCTCGCGGGCTGGTACCGCACGCCGAGTTTCGAGAGTACCCGACAGCTCGTGAGTCCGGTGTCGCCGAATCCGGCGAACGCGGACCTGTTCAACCTGCTGGCCATCGGCCTGATGGACGTGTTGTTCTGGTTCGCGCTCCTCGGGCCGCTGGCGTTCTGGGTGCTGCTCCCGGCAGCCAGACAGGCACGCAAGGCCGTCGACGACCGCCGCAACGCCTGA
- a CDS encoding DUF7318 family protein produces the protein MSSSGSTYGDIHRYEPARESTAAAIAIVLLTVIEVVFVFMFAYGLVSGWGLSETGNMFLGAILAVIFVDLAFVLALYRKEFLPDVVIVKKRRRKWEDLYIREEDVDGETLGDGAWDTVKRAVYPYYKR, from the coding sequence ATGTCATCGAGTGGAAGCACTTACGGCGACATTCACCGATACGAACCGGCCCGCGAGAGCACTGCCGCGGCCATCGCCATCGTCCTCCTGACGGTCATCGAGGTGGTGTTCGTGTTCATGTTCGCCTACGGCCTCGTGAGCGGGTGGGGCCTGAGCGAGACGGGCAACATGTTCCTGGGTGCCATCCTGGCCGTCATCTTCGTCGACCTCGCGTTCGTCCTCGCGCTGTACCGCAAGGAGTTCCTCCCCGACGTCGTCATCGTCAAGAAGCGGCGTCGCAAGTGGGAGGACCTCTACATCCGTGAGGAGGACGTGGACGGCGAGACGCTCGGCGACGGGGCGTGGGACACCGTCAAACGCGCAGTGTACCCGTACTACAAGCGATAA